A genomic stretch from Methanomicrobia archaeon includes:
- a CDS encoding cyclase family protein, whose translation MKIHDLSVSIYPGMLKWIDDEDVELRQERSIANGDAYNFSRLTCSSHIGTHIDAPYHFTEGGETIDQLSLSDLIGEALVVEVDVEDRITAQELANIDFETYKRILFKTRNSELLTSEDFTKDYVSLDYSAAALLVENDVRVVGIDYLSIEEFETDEHPVHKLLTGNDVIIIESLDLSGVEPGAYFMVALPLKLKGCDGAPARVVLVEF comes from the coding sequence CTGAAGATTCATGATCTTTCGGTATCCATTTATCCGGGCATGCTGAAGTGGATCGACGATGAGGATGTGGAGCTGAGGCAAGAGAGGTCAATAGCAAACGGTGATGCATACAATTTCTCTCGATTGACCTGCAGTTCTCATATCGGCACGCATATTGATGCACCCTACCACTTTACCGAGGGTGGCGAAACGATCGATCAGCTAAGCCTGTCCGACTTGATCGGTGAGGCGCTGGTTGTCGAGGTGGATGTTGAAGATAGGATTACCGCTCAGGAGCTTGCGAACATCGATTTCGAGACCTACAAAAGGATCCTGTTCAAGACCCGGAATTCAGAGCTGCTTACGTCAGAGGATTTCACGAAGGACTACGTGTCACTCGATTACTCGGCTGCGGCTCTTCTGGTGGAAAACGACGTGCGAGTGGTGGGTATCGATTATCTCTCCATCGAAGAGTTCGAGACGGACGAGCATCCCGTCCACAAGCTGTTAACCGGGAACGACGTGATTATCATCGAAAGCCTTGATTTGAGCGGGGTCGAGCCGGGCGCGTATTTCATGGTGGCGCTGCCTTTAAAATTGAAAGGGTGCGACGGTGCGCCGGCACGGGTGGTTTTGGTTGAGTTTTAG
- a CDS encoding AEC family transporter codes for MHAAALVQTVLPIFLIIAVGYAIGIRRKVEVDMQPFIDLIVYIAGPCLIFASIARSDINLTDFTTIAGAALVIVLIMTSVAFLIFRLTGSAKKGLYLPLVFGNTSYLGYPVALFAFGMAGLSRAVVFDMINSLVIFTLGIYIVHQRNEIREAFKIPLLHAVVVGLAFNLLHLQVPDAIFTPIEMIGMITIPLALLVLGYKLTEIKLTAVKVAVLASVFRILGGFLVALAIIELLAIEGMVRDIILLQAAMPSAVMGMILAAKYDRDASLVASVVLITTVLSLISIPLILSML; via the coding sequence ATGCACGCTGCAGCACTTGTCCAGACGGTACTGCCGATATTCTTGATTATTGCGGTCGGCTACGCAATTGGCATACGCAGGAAAGTAGAAGTAGATATGCAGCCTTTTATCGACCTCATTGTGTATATCGCCGGGCCGTGTCTAATCTTCGCGTCTATCGCACGCAGCGACATCAACCTCACGGATTTTACTACCATTGCCGGCGCCGCGTTGGTGATCGTTCTCATTATGACTTCGGTCGCGTTCCTCATCTTCAGACTGACCGGATCAGCCAAAAAAGGGTTGTATTTACCGCTCGTCTTCGGCAATACGAGCTATCTCGGCTATCCGGTCGCACTGTTCGCCTTCGGCATGGCCGGCCTCTCACGTGCGGTCGTCTTCGACATGATCAATTCACTCGTGATCTTTACTCTCGGCATCTATATCGTCCACCAAAGGAACGAGATTCGGGAAGCGTTCAAGATTCCGCTGCTCCACGCCGTCGTCGTCGGTCTGGCCTTCAATCTCTTACACCTTCAGGTACCGGATGCCATATTCACTCCGATCGAGATGATCGGCATGATCACCATTCCTCTGGCGTTGCTCGTGCTCGGCTATAAACTGACGGAGATAAAGCTAACCGCAGTAAAAGTAGCCGTACTCGCGTCGGTATTCCGGATCCTCGGTGGATTTCTGGTTGCGCTCGCGATAATCGAACTGCTGGCCATCGAAGGTATGGTCCGAGATATCATACTGCTTCAGGCCGCAATGCCCTCGGCCGTCATGGGCATGATTCTGGCTGCGAAATACGACCGGGACGCGTCGCTGGTCGCTTCCGTCGTGCTCATCACTACGGTGCTCAGTCTGATCTCGATACCGCTCATACTCTCGATGCTCTAA
- a CDS encoding arsenite methyltransferase, with protein sequence MSKEVIKKAVREGYAKIAKKERSCCAPVTCCGGADFAEDISKKVGYTDEELKSVPEGANLGLGCGNPIALASLRAGETVMDLGSGAGFDSFLAALRVGRTGKVIGVDMTPEMIDKARENAHKGGYVNVGFRLGEIEHLPAADNSIDVIVSNCVINLSPDKEQVFNEAYRVLRPGGRLMVSDIVLLKELPEFIKNSIDAYIGCLSGAIMKDAYINTIQKAGFQDVTILDESSFPLRCMANDQTAKALINEENIPSEELEELGTSIASIKVTGKKPL encoded by the coding sequence ATGAGCAAGGAAGTGATAAAGAAAGCGGTACGGGAAGGCTACGCGAAAATAGCAAAGAAGGAGCGCTCCTGTTGTGCTCCGGTGACCTGTTGCGGCGGTGCGGACTTTGCCGAGGACATCAGCAAGAAGGTAGGCTACACGGATGAAGAACTCAAATCCGTTCCTGAGGGTGCGAATCTTGGCCTCGGGTGTGGGAATCCGATCGCGCTGGCTTCGTTACGGGCTGGAGAAACCGTTATGGATCTTGGCTCAGGCGCGGGATTCGATTCGTTCCTTGCCGCACTGCGCGTGGGAAGGACGGGAAAGGTCATTGGAGTGGACATGACACCCGAAATGATCGACAAAGCCCGGGAGAACGCGCATAAAGGCGGATACGTGAATGTGGGATTCAGGCTGGGCGAGATAGAACATCTTCCTGCTGCTGACAATTCCATTGATGTGATCGTCTCGAACTGCGTTATCAACCTCTCGCCCGACAAGGAACAGGTATTTAACGAGGCGTACAGGGTACTAAGACCCGGTGGACGGCTGATGGTGTCGGATATCGTGCTGTTGAAAGAGCTCCCCGAGTTCATAAAAAATTCTATTGATGCGTATATCGGCTGCCTTTCTGGCGCGATCATGAAGGATGCATATATTAACACGATACAGAAAGCGGGCTTTCAGGACGTTACAATACTCGACGAGTCCTCTTTCCCTCTTCGCTGCATGGCAAACGATCAAACGGCAAAGGCACTGATCAACGAGGAGAACATACCCTCGGAGGAGTTGGAAGAGCTTGGCACTTCGATTGCGAGTATAAAGGTTACGGGCAAGAAACCACTCTGA